The DNA window CACCATTCATTACACACTAGATATATGTGCCATTGACTTTAAGAAAGAAAACTGTAACATATAAATTGTGTATTTTGTACATTTGACCATTTGCCTACCAAACTGCAGTAAAAGTGTAGGAATATGTGCTTTTGTAGTGATTTCTGTTTCCTAGAAGAGATAAGAAAATTTCAGGCCATCTGAACTCATTTTGGACTGCTTTGGCTGCTACCAAAATACCTGAAGTATTTCAGCTTCATAATCCAAATTTGAGGAATTATACAGAGAGTAGGAGAAAACATTATATATAGGCATGTTTCTGAGAATTATTATCAAAGTGTGTTTGGCATAGACTAGAGATGAATCCATGAGTTGTTCTAGGGCTTAGCATTCCTTTCCGTGTGAACTGATGTGCCAGATTTAAACCTTGCCTTTCACAGGTGCTATGGAGATACAAAGGAAAGATACCAGCAACTTTAGGATCCAATACTCGGCTCTTTGATTGGATACCCCAGAATGATCTTTTGGGTAAGACGGAGGGGAAAGAACAGCCACACAGTTGGTCAACCAACCATGACCATGCTCAGTGACcatttcaaaacaaataaatggataCATATTTCAATATTTCACATTTGAATTCCAGTTTTAAACAAGCACACTCAAATATTCAGCCATTAGTTTTATAGATTCATGCTCCCCTGAGTCAAAAAAGAGCATCTGTGGTTAAGATTCTCGTCATACATGTCACCTTTTCAGAAAATGAAAGTTCTAGTTCctcttatttctttaaaacaattattgtcaaagtgatggacaggagggggttacagttacatatgttagatagtgagtacatttcttatcaaacttgttaccctctccctcatttttctcccactttccctcctccccaatcactcccccagttgtacagttagtttacatcatattgtcctgtaagtattgctgatgcattagtttgccttttactctttgtcttaccattttcatgttccccttgccttccctaattcagacaaacatgtataaaatacccagggtaccagaatcaaatacagtgacaacaggggttaaaccatagggaagatgaacaaaagaaaaaagaactaatttCACCTAGCACCTTAAAAATAGCAACATCaatgttaaaccacttgtttcaatatcttggagttcatttcacttagtgtcatcttatgtgatcatacacatgtagctattgagctactgtggtcATCTGCTACGCAGctgcatggcaaaggaaatagaaagcccacagactgggagaacatCCACGCTGGCCatgcaacagacaagggcctcatatctaaaatatacttagagctcaaaaagttaAGTTCCCCAAAaatgaatcttcaaagaaacaacgtccccattaataagtgggctaaagacttaaagagagacttctctgaagaggaaatgagaatggccaacagacacatgaagaagtactcaatATCACTGGCCGaaaaagcaatgcaaatcaaaacaacactgagattccacctcaccccagtaagaatggccattatcaagaaaattaataacaacagatgctggcagggatgtggccagaaaggaaccctactacacagttggtgggagtgtaaacttgttcaaccactctagaaagcagtatggagattcctcaaaagactaaacacagagctcccctatgacccagcagccccacttctgggcatttacccaaaggatcacaaacaaggccacactaaagccaccagcacaaccatgttcatagtggtattatttactatagctagaatatggaactgacccagatgtccctcatgaatgggtcaagaaattgtggtacatatataaaaTTGAATCCTGTGCTTCTAtgggaaagaatgtcattgccccattcataagaaaatagaaagacttagaaaaaaaaatcatattaaatgaagtgagccagaaccaaagaaacataagctctaTGGAATCCTCTTATTTcttagatttcatttttttctggtttaacCATGTCTCGAGTGCTCAACTGTTGAATAAAATGTAGTGCTATGTGAGGACTGACTTTGTCGCTTTTATCCCTCTGTCACTGAAGTTCTGTCAGTGTGTGAGCCTGAAGTCTGAACCCACTTCTCATGTTCTCACTCTATCCTCAAACAAGGGCACCCGAAAACCAAGGCTTTCATCACTCATGGTGGAACTAATGGCATCTACGAAGCCATTTATCATGGGATCCCTATGGTAGGAATCCCTATGTTTGCTGATCAGCCTGACAACATCGCTCACATGAAGGCCAAAGGAGCAGCTGTGGAGGTGAACATGAACACCATGACCAGCGCGGACTTGCTCGGGGCCGTGAGGACAGTCATTAATGATCCTTCGTAAGTCCTGCTGCTTTCCCAAGGCTCACCCACCACACCACAGACTAGCTTATCCATCATCCTAGAAAATTCCCATGTTTCATACCTGTGTAATTGGtttatctacaattaaaaaaaaaccaatataaGAAAAGCAATTTCACTTTCCaacttcttagcttttttttctgatgttGTACCCAATATTTACTGTTGAAAGAGAAATATTAATGCTGAATTTTGTAAAACGTTACTATGTAATAGCTATTTATGAATTCACTAGACAataatttcagaattttttttagaaatcacTTGTATATCTGGACAGAGGGTTGAGCACTTCAATGATTCCTTTGGAattttttccttctaattttGTTGGCTTAGATAGTATATGATATAattacatactatatataattaCCATACTGTGCATATTAAATATGTTATTGGCTTGTATCATTTTATGGGAAAATGTCAGTGATTTTATTACTGATTGCAAATGAATTTGACACAAGTCAAATAcataaattgaattaaaaatcttcatgtaaaattatttaattaaatatacaTTCACATCAATTCTAGACCTAAGTACTAACTCTGAGATTATTTGGAAACACCTGTGTATATTTAAGATACATGCATAGATAGAGAAATTGTTGTATTCCATTTCATTTACTAAAGACAAGAAACACAAAGTTAATTTTAATATGCAAATCACAGTAAATGTAATGAATCACTTTATTTTAGCACAGTCACAAACTAGTAATATACCAACACATGAAATAATACATGTATGAATATGGCCCTTGTTTATCACACTTCATGAAAAAAACACACTCTTTTCAGTTTTACTTAAATAAGCAAAGTTATCAGACATACATAAAGAAGTTCAAATTTAAAGTCTCTATAGTTGTAGGGaatcttaaagaaaaaattgATTAGCAACAAAAGGCATTAACTACCAATAATACAGTTTGTCTTAACTACTAAGATGACTTTGTGAAGTCACTATATTGACCTTACTGATAGCTCAATACATGTGAAAGGCAGAAGGGCTTCATTTCACTATGCTCAAACAAGGTATGGAAATCATCCTTTGCAACGGGATCATGGAATCAAATGATCCGAAGGCTGTGTGGACCGCGATCCTTTTTCCAAATCCTCAAGTGCATAGAGATCTGTCTAGTACCAAGACATCTTGTCACTCATGTCCTAGAGCATTTATTCTTGACACAAAGCACATTCACATTTACTAATGTAGACTCAAACCTTAATAATCATCAAATGAAGACATAATTTCAAATGCATAGAAATCCACCCAGTGTGGCATAGAAAATTATGAGCACtacatttctttctattttggtgccaACTTAATtagagaatctctctctctctctctctctccctttctccctctctctctctctgtctatctatataattttaaccaACTAAAACCCTATAAACAGCTGGATATGCTCTTAAATCATTCTAGTTTTTGCTTTCAATCCTGACATTGCCTACAAAGGCACTGTCTTTCATATCACAACATTCAAATGAGTATCCCTGAACAAAGTATGGAGAACTGTGAACCTTAACTAATGTTGAAAACCAATTCCCTGTATCTGTCATATGAGCTAATCATATATTTGTGACTCTGAATATTGATATTTTGTATGACATTATCTCATAATATTGAGCTATTATCTCTTCTCTGGGTTTTGGAGCAGTCTTAGATATCATAGTTGACCAAATTGCCAAATTCTTTTATATGAAATTGGTCTAACATTCATGATTGAACTTTCTGATTTTGAACCTACTGTGTTAAAGACTGGATTTATCTACACATCCTCCTCTTTACCACTCTGTACAATCATATGCAAtagcaaaaataatgaaaatattaaaatctttttttaacaTACCCATGGCCATTGACTTGTATCACACATACAATCTCTCATGTATTTACCTCCAATATAGATGCAAATTAATTTATGACCACTTGCCTTCTAGTTACAAAGAGAATGCAGTGAGATTATCAAGAATTCACCATGATCAGCCCGTGAAGCCTCTGGACCGAGCTGTCTTCTGGATCGAGTTTGTCATGCGCCACAAAGGAGCCAAGCACCTTCGGGTGGCAGCCCACGACCTCACCTGGCTCCAGTACCACTCTCTGGATGTGATTGCCTTCCTGCTGGCCTGCGTGGCAGTTCCTATATTGTTGGTGGTAAAAtgttgcttcttttcctttcGAAAAATTTGTAAGacaggcaaaaagcaaaaaaaggaatagaacaagaaaagaaggaggTCTTCTGAATTTCGGCAAATCTTGAATAGGGCATTCTTATTCTTTGCAAACATATATGATGTTTGCATTATTTTCTCAAAGCTGAAAGGTAAATTCTAAAATTTAATATGATCATTAACTTGTCAGTGATTCCTATTTATTCTTTGGTCACTTTTCACTGGCCTTACTGATTTCCCTTAACATAGGATACAGGTACACTTAATTCTAAATACGTCTGTTCAAAAAAGCATTTTTTCAAATTAACCTAGATTACATCCTTAGTAATGATTAGCTGATTCTTAGGAGTTCACAAAGTATAAACAGAACTTGGTGGATGTAGGGAATTTGCAAACTTGAATAGatcacacaaatagaaaaatactgTAGGAGAGGAAAGAGTTTTGAGAAGATTGATGATTGcctttgttaataaaaataaacatttctgctTCTATGTTACTAGTATTAGAGCATGAAGTGATTTGCATTACAGTAGGCATTTTTTTCATTGAGAACATTGAGTTATGATGTAATTTGTATCCTATCTGCAAGAAAACTTGAGTGCCCTCTTATGGAATATTGAGGTATTGTcttcaagaaagaaatcaatcatAATTCCAGAGATGCAATATGTTCAGAAGCACTGATTATTAGAGAGAATGAACACAAAGCatttagaaaaatgaattcaTAATTTTATGAAAAGTTTAATTTGCAGAACTAATTGTAACACTGATTTATTATACTTAATGTATTCAATTCACACATTTAATGTTGAAAACAGTAATATTGAAAATCTATGGTAACTAATTCTAATCAAAAGTACacttttatgtaaaaataaagaaaaacttactTAGCACTTGAGTACTTTGTGTTATTTTTCTCTCTATTCTATAAACTTATATTAGTTAATTTTGTTTAGatcgatcatggggcttgaattctgggcctgggcactgtccttgagctcttcagctggaggctagctagcactctaccacttgagccacagcaccacttctgattttctggtagttaatttgagataagagtttcacagattttcctgcttgggctggctttgagctgcgaacctcagatctcaccctcctggtgcctggctatatcaGTTAATTTTTATGCTTATGATAAAGTAGCCTACCATTTTGACAAAGAGTAAGGTAAGGGCTACAGTGTGTAGCTTCATAACAAATTATAGGGAGTCAGAGGAACAAGATTGACAGGTAGGCAAAAGCAAGGTCATCTCATTCAGCTTCATATTTGTAACAGTTCTGTAGAATTCTTGCCCTTGGCGAGAATTCCCAATAAATTGGAATATTCTGTTTCTTTAAACCAAATCTAAAAACTATAATGATATCATTCTATACTAGATTTTCAGAGTAGTGATCTTTGCCAGGACTTTTTCCTGGTGGTCAATTTGTCAGATTGTGTCCATGACTCTGACTCTGTAGATTCATTACACAGGTTTGTCTTACTCTCATTCTTGCTACAAGCCATGGTGCGTATTCAGCATTAggataagcctttttttttttaccacattaTATACAATTTTTTGCATTTTCCAATAAGACATTAAGTTTCCAACAATAAGCACAGTAAAGCTGAATGAGTTGCACCCACCACACAAAGGTCATAGTTTGAAAGTTTCTTGTTGATTTCTGGTTTTATTCTATCCTggtatatcaagaaaactaataataacaaatgctggagggaatgtggccaaaagagaaccttactacattgttggtgggaatgtaaacttgttcaaccacactggaaagcaatatggaagttcctcaaaaggcccaacatagagctcccctatgacccagcagcaccacttttgggcatttacccaaaagattacaagcaagaacacactaaagccaccagcacaactatgttcatcacagccagTTTGTCATCacttaaatatggaaccaacctagatgcccctcagtagatgagtggatcaagaaaatgtggtacatatacacagtggaattttatgcctctatcagaaggaacaaTAGAACAATACttccctattcgtaaggaaatggaagggctggaaaaaatcatactaagtgaagtaagccagacggaaagaaacatggactctatagattccctcattgggaataattagtacatgtctaggatagtcctagcagaatattaaaatagctcaatagctatatccagaagaacacataagataatgctaattgaaatgaattccaagttatggaaacaagtggtttattgttgttgttattttcaacataccatgtgaaattatgcccttttttttttgtctttctttcctgtggttttacccctaatatccctataactgattttagtaccctggatattgtatatatgtttattagaactagggaagggaaaagaaataccaaaatggagagacaaaggacaaaaagacaaaccagtgcaacagcaatacttacaaaactatatggtgtaaaccaactgtacaactcatggatggtggtgggtgggggatgaggagggtgaggcaaggaaaaatgagtgaggaggtaacaagttggatatgaaatatactcactgccttatgtatgaaactgtaacccttctgtacttcacttttacaataaagaaatgaaaaaaaaatggaaataaagatctgtgtgtgtgtgtatgtgtgtgcacgcgcacgcccACACGTGCACCCATGTGCTAGTCttaagacttgaactctgagcatggGCTCtgtctgtccatgagcttttgtgatcgagagtagtgctctatcacttgagccacagctctacatctggctttttggttgttgatTGGAGACagaagtttcatagacttttctgccgtcTCTGGCTTCCAACCACCAATCTCAGACCctggcctcctgaataactaggactgTAAGGattgagcccctggcacctagctttatttctgtattgctttcatttatttactttattgatctagcatatttattctttaaaaatattttaatatttgatgATTACAGTGTTAATATTTTCTCAGTGTACTACTTTGACTTGGTCACAGTTGATACTAGGCTATTTGTATAAGAACTTTTATCTTCTAATATTACattgttaatatttatttagtGCGCTTATTTGACACTGCCTTACATGCTTGAGTGACAGTTCTGGTTATTCTGTTTATTGCTTCATTGCTCTTTCCGGGGGAGTTTTCGTTGGCCTATATTTTATCAAATGTCACTAGGACTTATTTAAATCCTAGAGATACAATGACACAAAAATCTCTAATCTTTGATGGTAGTTCTAAGTTTCCATCTTCTAAGTAATCCTATTCTGGGTCCtctgaaggggggaaaaaaggtgcTTTTATTAAGTTTGAAATTTTAACAATTCATAcctcatttttttaataaatgactGAAATTAACACTTGATAAAACGTATTAGGTCAAAtagaatacatatatatcattattGTCTTTGATATGAATGACTATCTTTCATTTGGCTAAGGTACTTAGACTTATTTTTGATACTCAGTCTCATATATTTAGCAAAGGCATTATGTAATGATTCCCTTCCTTCAACCAAGCCAGTCATTCCATGGGCTACACTCTTCTGCCTTGTAAGGACAAATCTCATATAGCTATTATATTTTGAGAGTAAGTATTGGTCACTTGACTTAATTCCTGCAATAATGTGTGAGCTCAACTTGAATGGAAATAGTGTTGTGATTGCCCTTCCTCGTCCCATGCATTGTAAGATATGGCCAGTGGGCTCTCCAGGGTATGTTAAAACTGTGAATTAAAAGGGATTCAGAGAGAAAGTAACATTTGGATTGGTGACCAGATACAAAATTCTATGTTTCTGACTTTCACATTTCCCATACGATGGAAATATTCACAGGTTCAATGCAAATATTCACAGATATGTCCAATAATTGACTTAAGAACAAAGGTGAAAAATTCCCCACAAATGTTCATAATTTGGATTTTTGTCTATGCTAGCATAATTATCATCCACTACTTCCCAAATGTGCTGTTTAAACGCTAATAACCTTACACTGATGCATCACTCAGTTGTCTCCTTCTGGACACAATCCCTCATTTGATTCTCTAGGacacatttttaattatattaaacTTGAACGTAGAAGGTATCATCAAGGCTCTCCAAAGTCTCCTATTTTAACTGAAATTTTCCTTTTGGATGAGTTCGATGTCTCCCTTCCTATTTACATATGGAATTAATATGGAtagctttaattaattaatactgAATATGGACTGCTCAGTGATAAACGATGTGTTTTTGCAAAACATGCCTCCCCTCCCATTCTGCCATTCTTCTGTGTATCTATCTTTATGCTTCTGGATTAATTTATAAGACTGCTCCCATTCCAGAAGATAGCAAAAAGAATTCTGTTAACATAAAAGATACAGGAGCTTCCTCAGAGGTTCTGAAACAGTGTAAGCCTTGAAAAATTACCCtgtcctctttcttcttcatatAATGTAAGGCAAGGATGTAACAAAGTTTTTAAGAAAAGGTCTTCTGGGTTTCCCTAAGATTTTTCAATGCCCTCACTCCTTAAGACATATCAGAGTACTGATTAGACTTATATTAGTGCTTCTATTGCGTTTAGAAACTAATATGAGGGATACCCCACCGCCCTCGGGCACCCCACAGCCGCCTTGTCGTCCCGGGCCAGCGTCAGCGCCCTGCCAGCGCCTGGTGGAGCAACTCAAGCTGGAGGCCGGCATGGAGCGGATCCAGGTCTCCCAGGTAGCCGCAGAACTTCAGCAGTGCTGCTTACAGAACGCCTGCAAGGAGGCCCTGCTGGTGGGCGTTCCCGCAGGAAGCAACCCCTTCCGGGAACCCGGGTCCTGCgctttattttaaatagaaaagaagttGGCTGAGGAAAGCCTCCAAGTCTCAAGAAAACACTTTTCTCTAGCCAAATGACTAGTAGATCTATTTCACATCTTTTCTGTGGCCTGGGTGTATAGGCAGATTTACACAGAAATTGATGATTTTCTACTCAACTAAGGTAACTGAGTGAAGGAGTACAGTTCTAAATAATAATGACCTAGTTCTTTTGCTGAAGTGATTTTGTATTAAGACAACCACCCTAGCCACCAAGTATACCAAAATACACCTCTTT is part of the Perognathus longimembris pacificus isolate PPM17 chromosome 16, ASM2315922v1, whole genome shotgun sequence genome and encodes:
- the LOC125364897 gene encoding UDP-glucuronosyltransferase 2A1-like isoform X2; amino-acid sequence: MEKLQKGKFEVLLSDPVFPCGRPTTLCETMGKAEIWLIRTYWDFEFPRPYLPNFEFVGGLHCKPAKPLPKEMEEFVQSSGEDGVVVFTLGSMVKNLTDEKANLIASALAQVPQKVLWRYKGKIPATLGSNTRLFDWIPQNDLLGHPKTKAFITHGGTNGIYEAIYHGIPMVGIPMFADQPDNIAHMKAKGAAVEVNMNTMTSADLLGAVRTVINDPSYKENAVRLSRIHHDQPVKPLDRAVFWIEFVMRHKGAKHLRVAAHDLTWLQYHSLDVIAFLLACVAVPILLVVKCCFFSFRKICKTGKKQKKE